The following nucleotide sequence is from Aquarana catesbeiana isolate 2022-GZ linkage group LG08, ASM4218655v1, whole genome shotgun sequence.
GTCCCTCATTCATCTCAGTACAGGGGACTCTCCTCTTTATTCACAGACCCCAGACAGACTCAGAGAGACGTCAAAGatggagaggaggaagaagaacatgtgaggattaaagaggaagaagttctcatagagatcggcaTGGGTGAGTAGTAAACACTAAATACAGAAAAGAGTCCCAGATTCTTTGTTGAGCTGCCTATTTATAGAATCCCATGGTTTTGTACTTGCCATAAAACCAATTTCTTGGAGTTCATTAAAGTGTAACCTTAGTCAGAAAACTGAGACCTAATAGATCATGTCAGCATGGTCCGTTTTacgggtatagctatgtaaaaaaataaaaaataagtgcctatactgtttaaaatccagtaatacactgtctcacccactccgcacatgctcagttactTTCAGTTCTCTGCATTGTACCTAAAATCAGAGTCAGTAGAGGTCGATCTGCTGACAGTATTAAGATTCACTGTTGCTGAAAGGGGAAGAAgcaacaggaatgacagactgtgtgAAGGGAACATAGATAAGGGAAGAAGAAGATAAAAGCAGGAGATGTGAGAGGACAAACTCTACTGCCAGTGAGAAACAAAAGAGTTAAACTTATAAGGATAGTGTCTTATCTCCCTAATTCTCTCTCCTTGCTTTCTCATGGCAGCTTGTGAACTccagcactgtaaagcttctgttAGGCTTCCTCTCTAGCTAAGCTAAGACATACAATCTGTGAACAGTCTCAACCAGAGGCTGTTCAACTTGGAGACCTTCTGCAGATATGGGTACGGCCCAGCGTGATATTTACACCATCTCCCCTCTagttaaacttacaaggatagtgTGTTATCTCCCTGATTATCTCTTCTTGCTTCTTCTTGCCAGCTTGTGATcttcagcactgtaaagcttctgtcagccttcctctctagctAAGCCAAGACATACAATTAAGGCTTGAAATGTACATAATTTAAGTGAGGAAAGTATAGTATAGTTTTTGAGACCAATGTAGACGGGGAGAGTTTTCTATAAGAAAGtaactgctctgggcttcaacaaaatggcagcctccagtgagaagaaacaggagtaatgctggaggcatcttacagcacacactaatgctGGTAGCATAATTTTTAACGTGGAATGTATATTCAAGGAATTGTACAATGGAAAACAAGAAAGCCATTGACCAACCAGGTATAAGCCCTCCCACTCCCATCATgcttcacttttataaaaaaaaaggcagtACAAGAAGTAGTCACAAATGTATTGGGGTTGGGACCTGTGTCCTTTAATGAACTCTAAGAAAGGGAAATTacagtaaatacaaaaatgttgttttctttCTTGTCCATCAAGGGAAGCAGGAATCAGTAATGCAGACATAATTGGCTCATTCAAAATTTTACTGATTCATAATTTCTGTGCAGTACTATGAGGTCCCAAAGAAGCAGGTGTTCACGTAAAACATGTAGACCAACTTATGATTTAGTTAAGAACATGGAACATTGGTGATAACTGTCTCATATCCTTATGGTTCATTAAAATTTTTTGCATGTATTTTAAAgtctagcttttttttttggtcaaccaGATTTTTTATGATCCTATATTTGTAATAAAGAATACATTTTATGTATGACTTTTGTGTTATTGTGGTTTCCAGAGACGTATTCAAAATCCCACACTATAAAGCTATTCAATTTTTCTACTTTATCAAAACTAGGGGGTGGGCAACAGTAACAAAACACTAATATGCCCACATAACAAAATAGTTAAACTGGGGGCAGCCTGCAGCTAAAAGAGACTACCATAGGACATGAGGCCCAGAAGCACCACAAGCAGAATCCAGTGCCTGAGGGTCACATTCTAGGCAGTCCCCGCAATTATCAGTTCAGTGGGGTCGTGGGGTCCAGGCAGCCTCCAAGCCTATGCTGGATAGTTGCATAAAGACAAAAAAGCATCTTGAGTAGAAATAGGAAACTTGTCTCAATAGAAAAAGAcatggtttctcaaccaggtttccatgGAATTCTatggctcctccagaggttgctagagggtCCTTGAGCAATTTTTGCCccacagataagttcccactgacaccattgatctttttagctttctgtaagtGGGTAAtaattcccaatgaccacaagtgtaaggagcattcttcctgctgaccaTCACAATAATGTATCATGAGTCGTAGATCTAGTCGTTTTTAGCAGGGGGTCCAAGAGACCAGAAGACCAGAGACCAGTTATTTTAAGGGTACCTAtgtgttgaaaaggttgggaaaggctgttcTAGGACATTAAATAACTGAAGCATGATAGGAGTCCGAGAGGTTTTACCTGGCTGGCCAACAGCTTTTTGTGTTTGCCAGTGTTCAGTTTCTCCCTTTGGCAGCAGTATACCTCGGAATTACTGATTCTTGTATCCcttaataaatgagaaaaaaaattgctaacCAACTGTTTTTATAGCAAGCGTCCACCAATGAAGAACTTTCATTCTCTGTGTGGCCGTGCCATGTGGCTAACCCATGATGTTGGTGTCACTTAGCATTATAGGTTTTCTAAAGTGACTGCAGAGTCTGTTTCTTTTTAGACTGTCTCTCTCCAGTTGAATCTCCTTACATAGCAGGGAGGAGGAGGGATGCAATGTAATAATTGACTTGCCCATGCATAATGAGCTATTAGGTTGCTGGTGTGGTGCTCCAGTGTCCACAAACCTTTGGCAAAACAGTATATATTCAGGTGTGAGACATTTCTAAAGTATTTAATGTCCATTAAAAAGCTATTCCACCTCTTTTTTTTACCCCAGACGGACAACAGATCTTGAagaaaaaggaggaattttccatTTTGTTTCCAGGAAATGAAAATTACATCACATTAAGTTCTCAAAGAGAAGACCACATTACCCCAAGTCTCCATCCAGCACTCCCCAGTGCAGATCGATTATCTGATGCCTCTACTCCTGGGGAAAATTTTCCAGATCACTTACCTCCCCTCACCCATCATATTGGTCATGGAAAATTTCTTTGTTatgtgtgcgggaaatgtttcaccagGAAGGAAAGTCTCACCTTACaccagaggtctcacacgggggaaaagccacaTTCATGTTCCGTATGTGGGAAATGTTTTCTTCGGAAATGGTGTTTAATTAATCACGAGAGGACTCACACAGGTGAGAAACCATATTCATGTACGGAATGTGGCAAACATTTCATGCACAAGTCAAATCTTGCTTTCCACCAACGGACTCACACAGGCGTTCCAGCAACAGATCTGCACAAGCCATACTCTtgtcctgaatgcgggaaatgtttcaaaGTAAATGCTGGTCTTCTtctacatcagagaactcacactggCGTGAAACCatattcatgtttagagtgcgggaaatgtttttctatGAGCTCGGCTCTTGTGAAACACAAGAGAATTCACaccggtgagaagccgtattcgtgTTCAGAATGTGGGAAATCCTTCAGTCAGAGGACCCATCTTGTTTTACATGAGAGAACTCACACCGGAGTGAAACCGTATTCATGTGAAGAGTGTGGGAAATGCTTTACTGCAAGTTCAGCTCTTGCTAAGCACAAGCggactcacacgggggagaagccgtattcctgtacagTTTGCGGGAGAGGTTTTGCGCGTAAAGAAAACCTTGTAGTACATCTTAAAATTCACACCAGGTAGAAGCCGTATTCATGTTCACAATGATGGAGATGCtttctgtaaaaataaatatacattttttaaacacaCCTAAAAATGGGGGGAAGGAGGCCTAGCGGTGCCCAATTTTTATAAGCATTTCCTTGCTGGCCAATTGACATTTGCTCACTGCTGGCTGACTACTCCCTTAGATGACACCTCTGTATCCTTGAAGGCAGCATGTGTGGGATCATATAAGGCTCTCTCCCATCTAGTGTACAGAGGTTTGAAGTCCCCCTACTCCCTTACCTCTTCTATGCGTTCAGTTATAAAGGCATGGTCTGTGGCACAGGGGTTTACGCCATCTAGTCCTGATCGGCTTTCTCCCAACGTGCCACTGGAGAAATCCAAACCTAACTCATTTTTTTGACTATCCTGATCCGGTAGTCGGGACCAAATATGATATTAAGACTCTACAACATATAGTTTCTAATGGTTCCCTGATGGCCTTTAATGATTTTAAAGAGCGCTACGGATTGCCAAATTCACAATTTTTTAGGCATATCCAATTGAGACATGCTTTTTGCAAGAGGAAAGGATCCTCTTAATCTTGAACCAAATGACCTAGAACTACTGACACGCAGTGACTCATTATCCAAACCAGTATCCATTCTATACCGTAAACGGTTCAATTGATGACACCCTGCAGATTGGCCTGGGAGACCGCAGCTCCTGGTTTAGACCGGGACGATTGGGACATCTGGGAGGCTCAGTTTAGGTGCCTAGTCTCCACTAGAGACCGTTTGATCCATTACAAATTTCTACATAGAATATACCTTATCCCAGCTAGGCTGGCTAGGAAATTTAGAGGCCAACCCTCTCTATGCTGGAGATGTTCTGCACCCTTCCCAAATTTTATTAACACATCTTTTGGGAATGGCCTAACATTAAACCCTTTTGGCAAGAAATTGCGACATGTATCCAGTCGGTCCCCTCCATCTCGATTCCCCTTTCGGTTGAAGTATGCTTGTTGAGCATAGTTGAACCTCTGGCTACCTCTGGCTACCCTTTGTACAAAGTTAGCCTTTAAACGCGTCGAGCTATTagatgcccctttgtttacatctaAAGACTGTTAACAACATTATGTTCTACTGGATCTTACCaattaaaattatgtttttattGTGGAGGCACACAATAACGAGTTTGGTGTTTTATATGATGATATCATTGTGAACCAATATGTTGCTATGCTATTATGCTACCATGTTGTTATGTATGGAATAAATTCTACCTATTTtaaatgtttgtatgtattatgttACTATGCAATATATATGGTCACAACTCACAATTACCCACCAGACACATTCATGTTGTGATGCCTCCCtggctgcatgtttcatataaagtcccaaacccctctcCCATGTATCTcagcaattagggatggaggcacatgcactgtgcctcatataaagtcccaaacactcttttctcctcattaatggctgttttgagttattttgaggggacagcaaatttacactgttatactgtcacgaatgtcacatctaccccaatgcaggtggtcagacactatagctagctactgtgtgcttcacctatagcagccccctttcccttaaggcaagcaggcctaccggtacttggttgcccccaggacttgtacacaatactatagtgcctggccaccacaccagggcacaCGCAAAaatagcaaacaacagactacttgcagtttagcagacagatagcgtggttctatgacagtccaggtaaaaggcaggctgagttcagggaatagtccaatatccgatccaatgacagtctaggtaaaaggaaggctgagttcagggaatagtccaatattcaATCCAGGTCATatacagggaaatccaacagcaaagcagggcagacaaacgggaggcttgatcaggaacaatgcaggtaacgctgtctctatcacaagcaagagatagagtgttcggtttgcttatatcagatgactgaccagatcaatcaccttgcaggtgaacacagacagggggaatgcattagccaacacccggatgctggaatgaggagcaggagcactaagtgatcctgacatatacaagctgtacactcactactgtacattgtagcaaagtgtcatttcttcagtgttgtcacatgaaaagatataataaaatatttacaaaaatgtgagggatactgtatttattacagatatttaaATAGTGCCAACCAGTGGCAGTGTGTCCATTAAGGgccccctctgtgtactatggatagattcatgcattgcatgaatctatccacaacCGCTGTAACCACACCCATTCAAGCGCcccggcgcctgaattacagcggcggggggggggtgtttttgaagcacctgattagagctataggctctaataggcttcaaaaaaggtgcactgcaaACCATTGCGCttgcagtgcacccaggtgtgttagttagcaaagcaaattaatatttgctttgctaacacagaaccgcctctcagccaatcaggaggcgtggaTGTAATACCAGGCACCtttgaaggcagaggcgatcccattggccgtcTAGCAAAACAGGAAGacatgcatggaggacacagcatcTATTGCAGCTctacccgtcccacagctcaccgcctgacccgccaccatgatggggtaagtgccaggcagacagtggggggggcacagtgggtgcatatgatgggcacaaaggctgcaattgatggagcacagttggctgcatttgcggggcacagttgctgcaattgatgAGGCACAGTTTGGCTGCATTTTCTCtgcaaagtggctgcatattataggcccagaggctgcaattgatggagcacagttggctgaatatgatgggcacagttggctgcatttgatgagcacagaggctgcatatgatgggcacagttggctgcatgtgctgggcacagagtctgcatatgataggcacagttggctgcattttctgggcacagagtctgcatatgataagcacagttggctgcattttctgggcacagggtctgtgaagaatattattaatatttaatattcttgtatctcagaggcacttccggatgaatagcattgatattcaaactgacttaaaacaaagtgtgagtttattgtcacacaattggcatcataaatacaatgtaaaaaatataatagttcagttcagtgtgggtaaaaatatatgaaatagaataaaagttataaagctgtgataagcttatgaaagcatgtgtgcttcatggatgctgtctgtctccatgctgtcttgtgtgtcgtccaagaagaagcaggaaatgacgttcttagacttctggcagaattgacagctaTCCCAACTTGTCacaaagtgtcttgtgaacatgtcagtgtcatctatcgtagtgactgtgtgtatgtgtgtgtctgtgtcaccTTCagtatggaagcattggctttatatgttacatgtgaacgtcataacctcacaccaacttagaaccttgtatggcacatattcatttctgctaacttcagcaatatgctatacaagAAAAGATTCcaactcagagtcatatatggcatacgattgacaagcgCACATGTAACACTCCATGCTTGAAGTAATATgatgatcatgtaatgtcatataaccaaacatcaatataatatgaacacattttaccaactttacattaagtaactatatactagtacttattaatatgactggaacttcaaactaacttaacttaacaggatataatccacaatgtatattcctttagctacgtgaacacgtgtctatttttgtcttctcatgacattctataccaagataccttaaatgtcatactcaaattggctacaccagaaaaatccagcaatgctcagctgtagatgaagaatcatgtcaaatcaattgatcaaggtcattcacacatactctatttattatgattaatcataaaaccaagtatgttttgcaagcttgccatgaatataatataacacctataagtgccgaattatgaatttggaataatattctaacagtctgcatatgatgggcaccgttggctgcatattatgggcagagttggctgcttaggattggcacaggtggctgcatttgctaggcacagagtctgcatatgatgggcaccattggctgcatatgatgggcacagtggctgcatttgatggcacagtggctgcatatgttgggaacagtggctgcatactgtatgatgggcacagtgaggctgcaattgatgtttttgtttcagtatttttcagaatttttcagttagtttgcacccccccaaaagcCACCACTggtgccaacaatttacgcagcgctttacatattgtacattcacatcagttaattttcctcaagtagcttacaatctaaggtccttactGCAGTCCACATACATACACATTCTATAGTCAATTTTGATAGGAGCCAATTGACCTGCCAGCATGTCTTCTGGaatgtggaaggaaaccagaggaCTCAGAAGAAACCCACACAAGAACAGGAAGAACTttatgcaggtagtgtcctggctAGGGAGTGAACTGAGGACCCCAGTACTATAAGGAAAGAGTGTTAAGCATCATATActgatgataatgaggtctgaTGACCCCAAAATGAGTGTGGAAATGGTATGATCCTCATTTCTCTAAAATTAGCAAATCTGTGATCAGCATTCACAGTGCTTTATaaaagcgtgtccaatgccacattttgacgCAAGTGTACACCACCcctaagcatacctcccaacattttgaaataggaataagggacacctactatcgaacgtatgtaggcataggacacgccccctgccacacccccttaaaggggaattaacccaaaaaaagttaattaaattcacaagggcttttttttaccactactattcctttatattgggttttaaaatttacaaatgcagctatttagaatttggatgaaaggtttagcactgagaaacactttttgaaagataaaaagtgcattttttacaactatataaatcagaccaaaatgaaggacgaaagagggacagatggacattgctccaaatcaaggacagtccctcgaaatcagggacagttgggagctatgcctaaaaGACAAGATGGTGGCACCCACTGGGGGAATAACTGGGTTTCTGAGGATAGACTGGAGTGTTGTTTTGTTCACTGATTATGCACTGGTGAGTTGCTTATAACCGGAATAATCCATATTTAAATATGCTGCAAAAGCAATCTCAGTGTTCCTGATCTTCTGCAGCCTCTACCTGTTCACATATATTTGCTCCAGCGtaagctgcacatcattgctctggaccagcTTATTGATAGTAACAACAGAGAGCCATGCCTATGCAATGCAAATCAGCATGGTGGTCTTTGGTCTCTATTAGCGggtcatgtgacagggtgacaacacaggagaacaCCTGGCAGACAGTTGTCACCttaaaacaggaagtgcctgaacaaggatcaGAAAGTAGaattaaaccctcagcattttttagcttaatgcaatGAGCACAAAATAATACATATTCCCCAGTAAACTTTGTTAAAATTCTTATTTTTGGAACTTGccgtttacaactttcaatgctgctggctcccaGGCTTCACGGGAAAGCGTtaatagtggacagtgcagtctccagtcagtctgttagcttaGAGAAAAgtagggggaggaggcagagtgaGGAGCAGGGGAGTGGTTTGCCATCCTAAGCTACAAGGCTGTATgcatctattgatgcacacagtgtaagtAGGCCCTGCAAGCAAGGGTGGCtacataggatgctgcaagagaaaggagccaccctaaaacaggaaaaTTCAGCAGCAGTCAAAGCACCAACCTAAACAGGCAAAAGGGCAAGGACTGAAAAGAAAAGAAGTCACATACTCAATATGTAATTAAATCAACTGTTGAAAGGGTTTTAAAatgaaggtttaatatcactttaaagtgttactaaacccaggactctgcactcattatatctggtctcccacagtacacagaacatggaaatgcaattatttttgtaaatataaactgctaaataccttttctcatcaacagtatatagcagtcttgtgacttctatcagtgtctggttaaagcatgccattctactctgactgtcctatgaggctgcatgacccctcaccatctgtctggaaagtgctgattggccctgtgctgatcacatgcactctccaaagaaaaaagaaacattctagaaatacacaccaaactgagcatgtgcagcttttccccaaggctctgttcaatcaggagatggactggggacaagcgaagaaggagaggatcagagaagacaggatcaaacagcctttttacacaatacggaGGATTAATCCTTAgcttccacggtgagtataacaagcatgctttactcactgcatacacagactgattttaatgttgttggtttagtaacactttattaccAGGATCACCAGTTTTTATTTTCAATTGAATCTGCAGACTTTAATTACATGAACACATTAAAGTGTATCAAAATCTTTAGTGATTGAgtttacattttcaatgcttttatGAGACTAATGATGTCTAATTAGATTTGACCTCTCCCACACACACAGAACAAAGACATGGTCAGACACCAGAGGGAACTATTTCACGACAAGTCTTGGTAAACCACATCCTACATTCTGAATGGGTTTATGGCTTCTCCCCGGTATGAGTCCTCTGATGCACAAAAAGATAGGATCTCcgggtaaaacatttcccgcattccgAACATGAATACGGTTTTTCTCCCGTGTGGATTCTCTTGTGTCTGGTAAGAGCCGAACTGATCGGAAAACGTTTCCCGCATTCCGAACACGAATATGGCTTCTCGCCGGTGTGAGTCCTCTGATGTACAATAAGGTGCCCTATctgagtaaaacatttcccgcactcagtacagggatATGGCTTCTCtgctgtgtgaattctctgatggaCGATAAGATGTCCAATTTgggtgaaacatttcccacactcagaacacgagtacggcttctctcctgtgtgagtcctCTCGTGCTCGATAAAAGTCGATTTCCGAGAAAAAAATTTGCCACATATAGCGCAGGAATATGGCTCCTCCACTGTGTGATTTCTCTGGTGAGAGATGAGGATTGCTCTCTGAGCAAACACTCTACCGCATACAGGACACGGGAACCTTTCAGACCCTCTATGATCGATGGGGTGGGTGACAGGAGGGGAGAAATTGGAAAAGCTTCCTTCATGTGTAGAGCCATCAAAGGACAGATCTGCACTAGGAAGGATTGAATGGAGATATGGCGGTATAAAGTTTTCTTCTGTAGAATCTTCTCTGATCTCATTTTCTACTCCATGAGAGATAATGGGAAATTTCTCCATGTTATTCCCATTGTGTTGTCTGTCTGGAAGAAACAAAAGATGACAGAAATGGTTAATAAATGCAGAAGTAGAAAAATAGTGTTTGACCTATAGGGTTGTTTTATCGGCACTGCTATCATAACCTCTTGCCAGCAGCTTCAGGCACTGCGACGTATGGGTATTTCCTGGTTTAGAGGCATGCATGCGCGTGCCTCCTGCTGTTCTGTACTGTGATTGAACATAGCACAAGtatgtcagcaggttacagccaatcattttggctatatacctgctgatcggctgtggccaatcacagcacagatctgtGTTTTTGTAAACCCAGGCTCTGGCTGGATACCTCCTTGCTATCAGTTACCATTCAGAATTAAAAGCAAAGAAAGACCTAGCCAGATGACCAGTTAGTAAAATCAGCACATATACACttgcatacacttgttaggcacacagttaaccccttgattgccctcctgatcactcctgtcacccagccagtgtcattagtacagtgtacagtattatccctgatcactttattagtgtaaCTAGCGACGTCAGTGTCAGTCaattagtgaccctcccagccagtgacAGTTAGCGCCAGATTGTCTGCCAcattatcacagtcacactataaagCCCTGTACAAacaggcagaatgtcaggagacatttgccggatcaaaaaaaaaaaaaaaactgccaacattctgcccatgtgtaagtCGGTCTGTCAAACggcagacgagcatgctggaaaaccagcagctgactgactcCCGATCAACACTCTCATCCAAtagcagagagtgctgatcggagtgttctggtggggggggggcgtcccactgtcagaacacaacagctcagcagtagagatcgctggactaacctcgtATGTTTAGTGCAGCAAATCTGCCAAGAGCTGACAAGTCATTTTTCATGCAGCCTGCaggtttgtatgaaaaaaaaactgtagcgtGTACCCGGGTTAGGTCGCTGATTACTAGGATATTGTCTGTACGGATTAGTATCTTGATCAcggtcagaactatactagtgtccccaataacACAATGTCAGCAGGATCAGCCCTGATCACTGCCAGCACCtgtgacatgtagcagaatacattttggcctaaatttatgaacaaatttgattttattgggtatgctttataacagaaagtagaaaatattgggtgttttattcaaaaattttgatcttttttcgtttatataataaaaaatacaaaacccaggggtgatcaaataccaccaaaa
It contains:
- the LOC141104613 gene encoding oocyte zinc finger protein XlCOF8.4-like translates to MEKEQSHMTERILNLTLEIVYLLTGENYIAFKLSDGLVASNMMKTQNPIIEPPSYSSRKKKKVEEVTKEIVELLTGEVPIRCQDSIVYFYPEESNYLGHEDLEKVIIMENKTPNTSPDESSNRNPPKRCPRPLYSRNSTQEDQVTLEVYQIDYKTEVKVEADAPYVMGDEPCEEDEIPPEISTDPRQTQRDVKDGEEEEEHVRIKEEEVLIEIGMDGQQILKKKEEFSILFPGNENYITLSSQREDHITPSLHPALPSADRLSDASTPGENFPDHLPPLTHHIGHGKFLCYVCGKCFTRKESLTLHQRSHTGEKPHSCSVCGKCFLRKWCLINHERTHTGEKPYSCTECGKHFMHKSNLAFHQRTHTGVPATDLHKPYSCPECGKCFKVNAGLLLHQRTHTGVKPYSCLECGKCFSMSSALVKHKRIHTGEKPYSCSECGKSFSQRTHLVLHERTHTGVKPYSCEECGKCFTASSALAKHKRTHTGEKPYSCTVCGRGFARKENLVVHLKIHTR